The Candidatus Neomarinimicrobiota bacterium genome has a window encoding:
- a CDS encoding arsenate reductase ArsC has product MRVLIICTGNSCRSQMAAGFMHQLRPGWEVVSAGTFPAEQVHPLAVSVMAEVGIDISSQHPKAVETFVAKNFDYLITVCDDARGSCPAFIGKVNHRLHMGFPDPARVMGNEEQVLAVFRQVRDEIREGIIQFVEGKV; this is encoded by the coding sequence GTGCGCGTGCTGATCATTTGTACCGGCAACTCCTGCCGCTCCCAGATGGCCGCGGGCTTTATGCACCAGTTGCGGCCCGGGTGGGAGGTGGTCTCCGCCGGAACGTTCCCCGCCGAGCAGGTGCATCCGCTGGCGGTAAGCGTCATGGCGGAAGTGGGGATCGATATCTCTTCCCAGCATCCCAAAGCGGTGGAGACCTTTGTCGCCAAAAACTTCGATTATTTAATCACCGTTTGCGATGACGCGAGGGGGTCCTGTCCCGCCTTTATCGGCAAGGTGAATCATCGGCTGCACATGGGCTTCCCGGACCCGGCCCGGGTGATGGGTAATGAGGAGCAGGTGCTAGCGGTTTTCCGGCAGGTAAGAGATGAGATCAGGGAGGGGATAATACAATTCGTTGAGGGTAAAGTCTAA